The Virgibacillus sp. SK37 region GCTTTATGAACTTGTGCAACAGGAAAGACAAAATGCGATTCAACGAGCAAAAGAAAGAGAAAAACAGCAAAAGCCAAAGCGACCGTTTCCCAAATGGTCGTTTTGGCTCATTGCTATTGCGTTAGTTTTTAATTTGTTTGCATTAATCCCCCAAACATTCTCCATTCCGGCTTTGGATTTTTTAATAGCTTCAGCTAAGCTATCAACACAGAACACCATTCAAGAATACAAAAAAGCAGTTGTAGTTATCGAAACAGAGAACAGTAAAGGAACCGGTTTTTCCATCTCCACCAATGGTCAAATTATTACGAACCATCATGTAGTGGAAGGAGAAAAAGAAGTGACTGTTGCTTTTCAAGATAAGGGATTATATTCAGCAGAAGTGACGGAAGTGTACCCTGCTGTGGACCTTGCTGTGCTTGATGTTGATGGGAAGGATCTTCCATATCTCACACTTGCTGAAAAAGGTGTAAGGACCCCAGTTGGTGAAAAGGTACAATTTATTGGCAACCCATTACGTTTCAATGGAATTGCCAACGAAGGTATTATTGCAGGGTTCACGAAATTAAAAGATTGGAAGCAGGAGGTAACTATGTTGAATGCCCCGGTTTATCGTGGAAACAGTGGCAGTCCTGTATTTAACAAAGAAGGAAAAGTAATAGGCGTGATATTTGCAACAATGACCCATGAAGAAGAAGGGAAGGTAGGTTTGTTCATCCCT contains the following coding sequences:
- a CDS encoding S1C family serine protease, which translates into the protein MDYKEQKQQRDVIDEDLYEEIDDEELYELVQQERQNAIQRAKEREKQQKPKRPFPKWSFWLIAIALVFNLFALIPQTFSIPALDFLIASAKLSTQNTIQEYKKAVVVIETENSKGTGFSISTNGQIITNHHVVEGEKEVTVAFQDKGLYSAEVTEVYPAVDLAVLDVDGKDLPYLTLAEKGVRTPVGEKVQFIGNPLRFNGIANEGIIAGFTKLKDWKQEVTMLNAPVYRGNSGSPVFNKEGKVIGVIFATMTHEEEGKVGLFIPIDYLYEKQGETTSVHK